A window of Dermacentor andersoni chromosome 4, qqDerAnde1_hic_scaffold, whole genome shotgun sequence genomic DNA:
TGTCTAttcctttagaaataattgttaattggctacctccttctatTTAAAGATATAATAAAGTTTATCCTGTGTATATAGTTAagtatattgtgtatgtgcatggtgtttacagtggaaatttaaaacagtgTTGAAGGGAGAAAATACGGatgacgcagccgccgctggtacttctaatgcgcttgttctcgtattgtcaggatttgtagaaataaagcaaagtatgaattaaaatcagTGCACGTCTGCgacaacaatgatgcagtaagctattagccacaataacaTTTTTAAGTGAAAaagtcgaggcaagtcaaaagaaacctcaaatgatgtgggtgacaaaactctggcaatgacaaGTTGGGTGGGGTAGGCTTTTGGATCGCTTTTGGATCGACTCGAGCCTCGGAGcctcccgtagtcggcgcctatgctgccaggtgcagtggcgtagctaggtcgtctggcaccccgggcccataggtcttctgtcatacccctccccgggtgtagtcgGCGGAAAGAGAGGTGTTTTcggacgtatatgacaccccccctctctcgctggccccttgcacccggggcccatggccccccggcccccccgcCTCcttttgctacgccactggccagGTGTATAACAATGTCTATATGTACGTATATTGCGTACCGTTCTTTGGCGTGTAGGCGAGCCTGAAGCGCTATGTTCTCCCTGCGGAGGTGCCTCTTATCCCTGACCTCTTCTCTCAGGCCCCTCAGCTGCGTCCTCAGGTGGCAGTTCTCGCGCAGTGAGTTGACGTACTTGGCGTTGTACGTTCGCGCAACGCCTTCGATCTGGCGCATGCTGCTGCGTAGCGCGACGGTCGCCTCCTGCTGCCTCCTCTCGGCGACAGCGGCCGCTTCCAGCTGTGACCTGGCCTCGCCTAGTTCACGCTGGAGCAGCTGCAGTGGGCCGCCGTTGTTGCCAATGCAACCCCCGGGCAGTACGTCCGCTGCGTCCAGGAAGAGCTTCACAATCCCATGCGCACGGAGCGGCTTGCGACAGGTTGGGCAGCTCCTGGACGCTGCCAGCCAGCGCTGCAAGCAAGCCTCGTGGAAGACATGGCCGCACTCAGTCGCGCTCACGCTGTTACTGCCGCTACTCgagtcgctgctgctgccggccTGAATGGTGTCCATGCAGATGCAGCAGGTCGTCCGCATAGCTGACCAGCGCGACACGCTTGGCGACGATCAGGTCGGCAGATCAGGTCGGTAGACCCGGCAGACCCACCGGGTCGGCAGACCCTCCAGTGCGGTCAGCAACGGCCGACTGGACGGTTGAGCGCCGAGCCTAGTGGGCCAGTTTGAAAGAAAGCGCGTTGTCACGTGCCCGATGTGCCGCACTCTCgtgccttcgtcgtcgtcctcgcaaAGCTTGTGTGATGCGCTGCTCGATCACGAGCTCGTAGTTCTGAGCTACGCCCCAACAGGCAGTTCGCAAGAGTAACAGTGAAACCTAGGTGACAGTTGTCGTCCCCGTCGCATGGACAGAAAAATGAGTTATTGACAATCATCTTGATCACCAAGCGTAATTTACGCTGGAAATTTCTGTTCATCCGAAGGGTACACTTTGTACTATCTGTGGATGTTCTGACCAACCATAGGTTAAGCCGTTAGTTCTCGATGGAATTGACTTTCTGGACATCTGTGCCACATTTTAGTGGAGACGAGATGCAGGTACCTCCGGCCTTGGTTTGAATGAAAAAATATGAGTGCGATCGAGAGGTCAATGACCGAAGGTGGCGCCACCGGCATTGTGATGGAAAACAACGCCACGTGGTCACGCAAGTTTATGGGTTTCACCGCAACTGCAAAGGTGCTGCGCAGAAAGCTGTTTCTGAAATCGAACCATATTTCGCTCGTGACgccaaagaaagcccgcaaaacaCAAGAAAGTGCCGCGCGACTAGTCACGCGGCACCTTTCGCGTGcgtttgtgggcttctttcatgcttggaaaaagcTTTTCTGTAACGCGTCTAATAGAGCTACAGAAAGATacatcgggaatttttcatgatggcctgcaattttctgattgacaattTTGATCTGATTATATGTGAGAAGTTGACCAGCTAATAGTAAATAATTATGTAATTGGGCGAATTACAAAAAATAGCCTGACTTGCCCCAAGCGACGTGGCACTatcatatttttaaattttggcacgAATTACGTGGGACATCccttatatgtgtgtgtgtggttcatTTTTATTGGGGTACAGGGGGCACTCCATGGCGCTAGAGAGGTAAAAAGGGGGGGATGCAGGAGAAATTGCTGGGGGTCGGTCGTCCCCCTTTTAACCACCCCTGGTGGCTTATATAGGTTGTACTGAAATTTGTGTCTTCACATTAAGAATGAGGGCTACATTCCGTTTGAAATGTGTCGATATGACATTAAACAGCATAGCTCACAAAATTTCAGTCAGCAGGTGTGTCTGCTAGTAAGTTGTACGAAGCTACATGGTGATCAGTGGTAACCAGTATTAAAATGGCATCAGCATCACACAATTACGAATGTTAATCACTTTTCCAActcatgtaaaaaaaattgcaattctTATTTCTGCTGAAACAAGTGCACACGCTAATTGTTTCATGCAACATTGTACTTAATGTCATGGAAATTGGTGTAGACCCTCCAGTTTTCTCACCATATTCTCAGTGTCATGGGATGTTTTTTGCAGTAGCTTGCATGTGATAAACTCCACATTTCTCCCAAATCTTGTGAATAATACAAGCAACTTAATCTTCAGAACTGTACTGCTAAATTTATATTCACATATATACAAGCAGATTGTCACTAAAAGGTTAGTGTCTGACTTAATAAAATTTCGCGGTTGCCACAATATTGCTATCCTACCATTATGTATTctcaacacttcacaaaaccatgCACTCCTTCACGTGCAGTTCACCATTGAGGTCATGAGTTCAGACTCGCCATGCAGCACACCAAATAAATGAGCTTATTATAGTTACAACAAGCCTACATGCCCCTGTTATCGTTTTATTATCATTTTCTTTGTTGAGTGGCCTTTATGCACTGGTGCCGTCATTTGTCCATAGGAGGTCAAGTGGGAATTCAGGTGTCTTCACTGCAGTGAATGACCATCAAGCCCTTGCAGCCTTTGACCTTGATGCGCCGTCCACACTAATACCCGTACTACAGTTAAATTTCGATATAaagaagtcggtaaaatcggcaatttgcttcgttatatcgaaaagtcattatattgaaattctaTATTTTATACCAATAAGTAAAGCCACCGATTAATTTTTCGTACACGCGCAAGGGGCCGCAAAATTACCCGAACTATCGGGCAAtcggaaaaagcaaattttaataaGAAAagttcaccggcgattacgatactccttaagcgaaatttgagcgcagctctgtacgtgttctcatttcgcgatatattggctggcgcggacaatctgtctcatgcggcacgtttcaagtggagcgaagtgtggtgcaactgtctcgctaatcgggagatcacgagaggcagcgcgtgggtaacgcgtgggcgcgattcacagcagccgcgtacccgccgtggttgctcagtggctatggtgttgggctgctaagcacgaggtcgcgggatcgaatcccggccacggcggccgcaattcgatgggggcgaaatgcgaaaacacccgtgtacttagatttaggtgcacgttaaagaaccccgggtggtcgaaatttccggagtcctccactacggcgtgcctcataatcagaaagtggttttcgcacgtaaacccccccccccccccaaaaaaaaaaaaacaacacagcagccgccgcagacagacctctgctcatgcagcactttgtttccatagtGACAACACGCTACTCCGTcgtcgcagagcccgtcttgcgcggcactgcgcttttcttctcacgctttcgccataccctcctcctccgctttccgcctgctACACACTCCTCCTCCGGTTTCCTCCTCACGCGATCTCtttgctatcgcagtctttcatgccccgctgcgctccacgttcgctctttaatccttcgctgtgctcgttccctCGATTGcgaggacgccgacgctcgccgcaggaacagatGTCTGAGCTGCGccctaaaaaaatattttgttgagTTTGCGAGTTGGCGGCGATATCCACATCGGCGGtacgaagcgaagccagccacgctttcgcgtacACTCCGCCCCCctcttgcaactatataaaatctcaagatgacacagggacaaaaggcaatgagtgcccCACAGTGGTCCCGGATGCCGCCCATTAGCAGCAGTACAGCGTACATAAAAAATGCACAGTTGCTACAAAGGATTCGAATTAATCAAATAATTGTACTTGCTGTTTAAGTCTACAGCGTAAATGAATCGCTAGTTTAGGTAATGgtattgtcgaggttatacgCAACGACGTACAATAAACATAAATTACTTGCTATATTCACAAACAAAAAAATTTACtggccatcccggccctgcgacagTAGATGTCCAGCGaatctgttgaaaaccaccacaactgctgaggggggtatgcaatgctttattggtttacaacccccccccccccccccccactcaacTTCTGCAAGATTTGATATCGTTGAGTTGACAGTTCTTCCAGGGTAACGGGATAAATTCTTTGTTctcaaaacacattcataaagctctGGATAGCTTACATGcttaatttactgcaaatgtcatAATTAGTGCCCTATCTTCGAAGTTTACGTGTATATTGCCCATAATGCACcttttattttcgccaaatataaacaagatatcttgtttagttcaccgaggacatcgctgaaactgAGACGCAACATGTTATGACCCCTGgaaatagggaaagaaaaacgacggcTCATTAATTATTTGCAACGTTTCTAGCCGGACCAGGAGCGTAAAAATTTTGTCGCACATTAGTTACCATGTTCCCCCACCCCTTTCCACAAGATATAAACCTCTTGTAAACTACAGCTGTGTCGGGACACTGGGAAGCACAGCTGATAGCGGCCGCTTC
This region includes:
- the LOC126536971 gene encoding uncharacterized protein is translated as MRTTCCICMDTIQAGSSSDSSSGSNSVSATECGHVFHEACLQRWLAASRSCPTCRKPLRAHGIVKLFLDAADVLPGGCIGNNGGPLQLLQRELGEARSQLEAAAVAERRQQEATVALRSSMRQIEGVARTYNAKYVNSLRENCHLRTQLRGLREEVRDKRHLRRENIALQARLHAKERQLQTVTDSRSQLNKEALDLRRTVAQLEVLTKERMARIRALEGDVSRLKDRLTRAELKARKGSTSASSNADDGPFAESPAPQRMKRPRMTNHEETPSPSVASPALHTVTSAWHSMAPDGATPMREPLLPWNTSFSRPPAATESFNSVIRTGYNGLGGHFNNVGSNPSMKKF